Below is a window of Populus alba chromosome 2, ASM523922v2, whole genome shotgun sequence DNA.
aaaacgATTGGTTTGATGATGATTAAGGGTGTTTTTAAGGTTTAAGGGTTGGTGCTTTGATCTTATTAGCTGTTGAAATTTTTAGCAAAAGTTATATTCAATCTCCATAGTTTCACAAatgtttcaattaagtccttatgATTTTCATAACATATATTTTGCAATCAAGTCCTTATATTTTCAATACTATTCATAAATAACTGCTGTCAGTCAGTCAGTCACTGTTCATGCATCAAATGGTATCTTGTGTGTAAATGTTAAAACCGACATATTAATTTGTTAGTAATTTAACGGTGAAAGGACTGTTGCATGTTTAcggattaatttatttgtttttgatgaaCTAAAGGGACTGgtttataattaaaactttttaatatatatactttatattaaaaaaaaatatattattttaatgtggaattcaaaactttttaatatatatactctatattcataagaaaaaaattatagtttttcaatacaagataaaaaatcttttgaaataatcttttaaattttattatttataatatttatagattatattcatataaattgtttttttaatttttttttatataaaatattaatttttttaaaaaaaaaattcaagttacttttaggctccgtttgtttgcaggaaagtgaattccttttggaaagtgaattccggggaaagtgaattccgggaaagtattttccgatgtttggtagtgttatggaaaatgaactggaaaacactttccagtgtttggttatgtcatggaaaataagctggaaaataacttattaatattttatttttctcaagtttattaaaataatgaggaacaaatcttacaaattaaaaagttgaataagaatgaaattgaaaaaaaaaatacaatttcataaattatctcaaataaaacaaataataatcaaaataatagggatcaaatctaaaaaattaaaaaaaaatgaaaaatgaagaaattaaaataataataatcaacatttcataaattatttcaaataaaataagtaacaatcaaaagaatggggatcaaatttgataaataaaaaatttcaataaaaaaatgataagaaaaaagcaaatagcaattataaaaataaggaccaaagttaatataaaaataaaattttaagagatgaaattgaaaaataaatattcaaaacaaaatatatatagcaatcaaaagtttgaggatcaaatttgatataatcagcaaataatgacatttctaaatttttcacaacttccggaaattgttttcccttcaaatttttcaggaaaacactttcctgaaaaccaagccaaattttccttttactggaaagtgttttccattgaccaactttcctactggcaaacaaacacaagaaagtttggaaagtgctttcccggaaaccactttccggaaaacaaacacagctaaaaggaaaacactttcctgaaaaccaagtcaatttttttttgactaaaatttactggaaagtgttttccgttgaccggaaagtgttttccgctgactgaaaattgttttccgttgaccaactttcctaatgacaaacaaacacaggaaagtttggaaaatgatttcccggaaactactttccgggaaacaaacaaggccttagTTAATCTATATAGACTAGAACCGATTCCATATCCAGGTCAAGTTCCTAACGGGATCCGATAACTattgtatttataataaatatatggaTGTGCTGAAAAGACTCGCGAACAAGACCCCTTAAAATTTATTCGAGACTTTCGGGGAAATCCCGCGAGTCACGTGACAACTAACGTCAGCTGGAATGGTAGAGGGCCGAGCAGGTGGTCACCAATTTAGATCATTGGTTCGTAACCCAACGCCCATGCCAGCCCAACAAATATTTCCCAGCCGGAAGGTTGTCAACTGAattctgaatttatttattttttactccaAATGGGCTGATTTTAGAATACCATGacaattacataaaaataataaataaataaattttgaatttaacatGCATGAATTAATTGACCGTTACCAATGTTTTGATATGCTCAGCCATTGTTGTCCAGAGGAAGAGTGGAAATGAGTTTCTTGATTATATATCTGTCTGTTGATTTCATACAGCAATGTCGCTATTTTCTCATTGTTAGATTATTCGTCCCCtatgttttctaaaaatcaaTCTTGGTCCAAAGATtcattttccatgttttttagtttctaaTTTGAGAGGAGAAAATGCTCGTTGAGttttgatgggaaaaaaaaaacttgtaatattttttttatattttggactgatttttaatttaattaaaggtATAAATGGGTATACTtaggtttttagattttttatcaaGTGTTTTTTCGTTCAAaacatgattgaaaaataaacttttagtgTCAATTActttataaatgatttttatgcAACTTTCTAGTTGCTAAAATCTAGGTTGAAATCTAGGTTAATTCAAGGGAAGagaaataattattgaattttagtgataaaagaaaaatattgttgatatcaattttaattattaaaaaataattaatttttgtgtaAATAGATTTTAGTAAATAAGATGAGctgttcttgttattttaaaattttataaaaaagtaaattcagCACTAGAGCAAGTTTTTGGgtttcatgtttaatttttttttttcttacagatTTTTAAGTTGCTTAAGAGCATAAGCGGGGTCgcttggatttatttttattattttataggtgtttttcatggttaaaaaatataatcttgagTTTAAAACACTCCTGCCTGTTTTTCATGCAATCCTTTGATCGCTGGAATCCAGGCTACAGACttcttttttaagttgtttcttTGGATTTCCACCTGTTTCAGAAGGTTATTTGTTAAAAGACATCACTAAGCCTAATtcaccattaaaatttttaagttgaaattatttttttgtagtaaaaaaagtaaaacactGCTATATGAATAGGAAGGGCAATTACGAATTCCAAATAAGATTCATCTTTTCCTTTAAAAAGGTAAgtaaaaacacaacaaattaaaagctgGGAAAGAAAGAGTGGAACAAGGCAGCTTCaattaatcaatatttatatccaaaaaagaaacaatatgCCAATAAATCGAGGGTAATCATTCACCATCAGAAGCCCATTTTCGTTGCAGATCACTCTCTCTAACCGTTTACATGGGCATAATTGAGaggtgaagagagagagagagcgagagagagagagagagagagagaggagagtagTGCAAACTCATTTGTTCATTTATCTGTCGTTTTTTCCATTACATGACATATTCCTGTGCTCTAATGACTTTCTTCCTCTTTGAACAGAGAAGAAATACAGGCAACAATAAGGGCTAAGGGACCGATCCAAACCAGACTAAGTATCGCCATTACTTCTTCCATTTTTGAAACGCAGCCGTGATCCGAGGAGCCAGTTTTCAACACCAACACATCTAGAGGTACAACCACACCATTTTTGGGCTCTTCTTTCGACGCCATTTTTATGCGTTTTGGTCATTGCAGTGGTCATTGGTTGCCTGAGTGATGTTGCTATCCGCCATCTGATTTAAAGGGAGACCAGTGCTACTCTCACAAGACAAGGGTATTCGCGGCGGTGTCCCTGGCGGTGCAAATTGTTTTGTGCATATGCTCATCGATTTGCAGGTCAATTGCCAGGAGACAAGGCACGAATAGATGATATATGTCATGGAACTTGTTCTTCCTAGTTTATGAAAAACACCGCAAGGGATTACCATGTAATAAtataaaccttttaaaaaaatttttttcaattttttaatttaaagtgattaaaaaaatattcttctacattggatattatttttttaattggattccAAAACTTTTTGATTTGAACTCAAGTATTTAGATATTCTCAATCAAGGGTCCTCTTATTTCGTTAACTTTCCCATcagtttagaaaaaattatagatcTCACGTATCTTTATTACAAACCACATGCAACAAATCTGGGAAAAGTCTTGACAGATTGACCCAATTGTCAAATTTGGGAAGCTTTTGAGAcctaataataaaactaaaaagtatAGGACCCAATTGGGAATAAATACACACTTTCGGAACTAAATTGATGTTTCCCAAAACAATATACAGTAACTAATATccatacattaataaaaaaataaaaaaaaacaccaaatagCAAAAAAGTCGAACTCTTTCCAATTCCAGAGCCGAGACTTGTTACCAGAAGGCAACTGTAAGCACTACTACACCATGATTGTATCCCACTGCTCTCTAACACGACCCTGGCATCCATCAACTCACGAACCCTATTTCCCTaacctaaaaaaaccaaaatcccCTCTAACTCTCACTTCTAGCGTAACCTATTCCTTAAAACTCACGGCCCATGTCCTCCCGCAAGGAACTGAAGTAGTGTCCACTGACAACGTTCTTGTACAAAACCCAGTAATTGAGACCGTagaagcaaaagaagaagaagcccaTGGAGTTTTCAATGGAGGGGCAAGCACCAAATCAGAAGATAAAACcccagtgaagaagaagaagaaagaagatgagGACAGCTTTGAAAATAGATTCCAGCTTCGAAATGGAAGAGAGGTTgctttttaagtcttttttttcctttttttaaataatttagtaGCTCTTGTCTTAATCtagtaactgttttttttttttttaggtttacgAGGAAAAAGCTTACCTGGTTGGAGTTGAGCGAAAAGGCAATACGGTTGATGCTTTTGGGATAGAGGAGTCCCTTGAAGAATTGGGACAGCTTGCTGATACTGCTGGAGTTGCAGTTGTTGGTTCTACTTATCAGAAGTAAgtgacatattttttaaaattttatttatgaatttgtgaAATTTCGATGAACATATTGGATTGCTGGTTTTTCTGGTTGTGTTTAGACTAGCTTCTCCGAACCCGAGGACTTACATTGGATCAGGCAAGGTGGCGGAAATTAAGAGTGCGATACATGGATTAGGTGCTGAGACTGTAATATTTGACGATGAACTTTCTCCGGGGTAAGGTTGTGATTTCTTTTAACTTGTCTATGCAAATGGTCTTTGTTTGGATTGCTCTTTGATGAGATGATTGTTGGCGATGTCGATTCTGTGTGGTTCTTGAACTCTTTGTGATTGTCATGATTAATCTAGAAATAGTTTATTGTCATTGTTTAATTAACTTCATCTAAGCTGTATTTTGCAATAAAGCTCTACATttgaagttttgttttgttgatctTGTAGGCAACTGCGTAACTTGGAAAAGATTTTTGGTGGAGATGTTAGAGTTTGTGACCGCACTGCCCTTATCCTGGATATATTCAACCAGCGAGCAGCGACACATGAAGCATCTTTGCAGGCATGATTACTGTTGCACTTCGTGTCTAGTAATACATTTCTGATTATCTATGTGAACATGCTGATGATTTTGTTGCTTTAGCATTGTGGAGCTCTTAACACATATTTAAGTAAATGTTGTCATCAAGTTTTAAGAAAGAGGTTAAACATGACAGTCAGTCCTCATAACTTGGAAAGCAAAAACTGTGTATGCACTAACACTGAAAATTATGTGGTCTTTCAAGGTTGCACTGGCTCAAATGGAATACCAGTTACCTCGACTAACTAGAATGTGGTCTCACCTTGAGCGCCAAGCTGGAGGCAGGGTGAAGGGTATGGGAGAGAAACAAATTGAAGTAGATAAGCGTATCCTCCGTACTCAAGTatgtaatttttcttgcactgagtttttttttccttgatgtaTCATTATTTCCTATAGAACATCCTATTCTGCAATGTGAAGTGATTCTATTTCTGTGATGTTTGGATTTAGTAATGGTAATTGATTTGCTGAATTTGTCTTATGTACTTTGTAATCAAAAGTGATGATTTACATGAAGTTGATTTGGCATGATTTTCTGTCTCATTTGCTTTGCTAGATTGGTGTTCTTAAAAAAGAGCTAGAATCTGTTAGAAAACATAGAAAGCAGTACAGGAATAGGCGTACCTCTGTTCCTGTCCCTGTAGTATCTTTGGTAAGTAAACGCAAACATTATATTATCTATCCTTTCTCTACTAAtccaaaacagaaagaaaacaacAGAGTGCTGACCTTAACATATAATTATGTCATGCATTTGACTGTATTTAGGTTGGTTACACAAATGCCGGAAAGAGTACACTTTTGAATCAATTAACTGGAGCAGACGTTCTTGCCGAGGATCGGCTATTTGCAACACTTGATCCGACTACAAGAAGGGTTCAGGTCAGTCCAACAAGttaggaaaataaaaggaaagaaaagtctTACTTATGAATTGGCTTAGGTATAATctattttgtataattatgtatGTGCcgaactaaaaaattattgcttTCCACTTTGTGTTGGAAACTTTTGTGTTTATGAAGCCAACTTGAGATTGTAGTTACACAATggatttctttatattttaccaATCAATAGGAATTTATATTACAATGTTTTTGGCAACCTGGCCTACTGAAACTGGCTGCATGTACTCACATTAGATGCTTGTGCTGTTTGGTTGCTTCCAGATAAAGAACGGGAACGAGTTCCTTCTGACAGATACTGTTGGTTTCATCCAAAAGCTCCCAACTACCCTTGTAAGCCCTTCACTGCTTTGATGTGAAGCTCAGTGATCATCTCCCTTCCCATTTTTCATGCACAGCTCAAGGGTCTGTTGGTTTTATTGGCTTAACCGACAAAGAAGAGAGTTaggatgaattttatattatagatCTCATGTTGCAATGGAGCTCAAGAGTTTTGACTGGTCTGCAAATGAATTGCTTCCAACAGGTTGCTGCTTTCAGGGCAACATTGGAGGAGATATCAGAGTCATCGCTATTGGTACATGTGGTCGACATCAGGTATGATATTGTCCAAATGATCAATAGAATTTGTTCCTGATGACCATTGCCATTATCTTATACCATACAACTATCAAGTTCAGCCATCCACTGGTGGAGCAACAGGTACATGCAGTGGATGAAGTTTTGTCAGAGCTGGATGTATCATCAATTCCAAGGCTGGTGGTTTGGAACAAggtattttaagatatttcctGGTGATTCTGATTAGATTTACAACTAATTAATCTTCACAGTAGTGCTGTGATGTTGTTTTCCCTGTGGACTCTTTTCCGATGATTTACAACTTGATACAAGTCCAAAACTTTTTCCCTGCAATCTTAACTCTGTATGGATAGCATCATAGCCACTGCTGCTTATGGCAGGTTGACAGGGTCAGTGATCCTAAAAGACTAAAGTTGGAAGCAGAGAGAAAACAAGATGTTGTTTGTGTGTCTGCTTTGAATGG
It encodes the following:
- the LOC118052776 gene encoding uncharacterized protein, with product MIVSHCSLTRPWHPSTHEPYFPNLKKPKSPLTLTSSVTYSLKLTAHVLPQGTEVVSTDNVLVQNPVIETVEAKEEEAHGVFNGGASTKSEDKTPVKKKKKEDEDSFENRFQLRNGREVYEEKAYLVGVERKGNTVDAFGIEESLEELGQLADTAGVAVVGSTYQKLASPNPRTYIGSGKVAEIKSAIHGLGAETVIFDDELSPGQLRNLEKIFGGDVRVCDRTALILDIFNQRAATHEASLQVALAQMEYQLPRLTRMWSHLERQAGGRVKGMGEKQIEVDKRILRTQIGVLKKELESVRKHRKQYRNRRTSVPVPVVSLVGYTNAGKSTLLNQLTGADVLAEDRLFATLDPTTRRVQIKNGNEFLLTDTVGFIQKLPTTLVAAFRATLEEISESSLLVHVVDISHPLVEQQVHAVDEVLSELDVSSIPRLVVWNKVDRVSDPKRLKLEAERKQDVVCVSALNGDGLEEFCNAVQEKMKDSMVWVEALVPFDKGELLSTIHQVGMVERTEYTESGTLIKAHVPLRFARLLTPMRQLCAS